The following is a genomic window from Variovorax paradoxus.
CCCCCATCCCAGCCTTCCCCCGGGAGGGGAAGGAGCAAGACAGCAGTCAAGGCGGCGCTCGATGCATGGTTTGCCGCTCGCGGCTGGAAGCCCTTCAAGTTCCAGCGCGATGTGTGGAAAGCCATCGCGCAAGGAAAGTCCGGCATGCTGCATGCCACCACCGGCGCGGGCAAGACCTACGCCGTGTGGCTTGGCGCGCTTCAAGTCTTCTCTCAAGCCAAGAAGGAAACCGCGCGCCCCACAGCGCCGCCGCTCACGGTGCTGTGGCTCACACCCATGCGCGCGCTCGCGGCCGACACGCTGCGTGCGCTCAAGCAGCCACTCGAAGCGCTGGGCGCCGAGGTGCATCCGTGGAGCGCCGGCGCACGCAGCGGCGACACATCGTCCACCGAGCGCGCAGCGCAGAACGAGCGCCTGCCCACCGTGCTCGTCACCACGCCAGAGAGCCTCTCGCTGCTGCTCGCGCGCGCCGATGCCAGCGAGGTGCTCGGCCGCGTGAAGATGGTGGTGGTCGACGAATGGCACGAGCTGCTCGGCAACAAGCGCGGCGTGCAGGTGCAACTGGCGCTTGCGCGGCTCCGGCGCTGGAACGCGGGGCTCGCGGTGTGGGGCATGTCGGCCACGCTGGGCAACCTGCAAGAGGCCATGCGCGCATTGCTCGGCGACGAGGAGGGCGTGCTCGTTCAGGGCGCGGTGCCCAAGAAGCTGGTCGTCGATTCGCTGCTGCCCGGCCGCGCCGAGCGCTTTCCGTGGGGAGGGCACCTGGGGCTCACGATGCTGCCGCAAGTGCTCGATGAAATTGCCGCCAGCAGCACCACGCTGGTGTTCACCAACACGCGGTCGCAATCGGAGATCTGGTACCAGGCCATGCTCGAGGCGCGGCCCGAATGGGCGGGCACCATTGCGCTGCACCACGGCTCGCTCGACCGCGCGGTGCGCGAGTGGGTGGAGCTTGGCCTGAAGAGCGGCGAGCTCAAGGCGGTGGTCTGCACATCGAGCCTCGACCTGGGCGTCGACTTCCTGCCGGTCGAGCGCGTGCTGCAGATCGGCTCGCCCAAGGGCGTGGCGCGGCTGCTGCAGCGCGCCGGGCGTTCGGGCCATGCGCCGGGCCGGCCGTCGCGCATCACGCTCGTGCCCACGCACAGCATCGAGATGGTCGAAGGGGCTGCCGCGCGCGCGGCCATTGCGGCAGGGCACATCGAGGCGCGCCACACGCCGGTGCAGCCGCTCGACGTGCTGGTGCAGCACCTCGTCACGGTGGCGCTCGGCGGCGGCTTCGTGCCCGACGACCTCTATGCAGAAGTGCGCGGCACCGCGGCCTATGCAGGGCTCTCGCGGGAGAGCTGGGAGTGGTGCCTGTCCTTCGTCTCCCAGGGCGGCCCTTCGCTGGCCGCGTATCCCGACTACCGCCGCGCGGTGCCCGATGCGGAAGGCGTCTGGCGCGTGCCGGACGCGCGGCTCGCACGCCGGCACCGCATGAACATCGGCACCATCGTGAGCGATGCCAGCATGGCCGTGCAGTACATGGGCGGCGGCAAGATCGGCAGCGTCGAAGAAGGCTTTGTTGCGCGCATGAAGCCCGGTGATTGCTTCCTGTTCGGCGGCCGGTTGCTCGAGCTCGTGCGCATCCACGACATGACGGCCTGGGTGCGGCGCGCCACCGGCAAGCGCGCCGCGGTGCCGCGCTGGAACGGCGGGCGCATGCCGCTTTCGACCACGCTGGCCGATGCCGTGGTGCAGCAGCTCGCATTGGCCGGCGAAGGACGCTATGACTCACCCGAACTGCAGTGCGTGCGTCCGCTGCTGGAGATCCAGCAGCAATGGTCGGCCCTGCCCACGCCGCAAACCCTGCTGGCCGAAACGTTGACGACGCGCGAGGGCTCGCACCTGTTCCTCTATCCGTTCGCGGGGCGGCACGTGCACCTGGGGCTCGCGAGCCTGTTGGCCTGGCGCGTGGCGCAGCACGATGCGCGCACCTTCTCCATTGCGGTGAACGACTACGGCTTCGAACTGCTGAGCGCCGTGCCGGTCGATTGGCCCGCGCTGCTGCCGCAGGTCTTGCGCTTGCCGCAAGGCGAAGATGCGCACGCCGAACTGCTGCACGAAGTGCTGGCTTCGCTCAACGCGGGCGAATTGGCGCAGCGCCGCTTTCGCGAAATTGCGCGTGTGTCGGGCCTCATCTTCCAGGGCTACCCCGGCGAGAAGCGCAGCAACCGGCAGCTGCAGGCCTCGTCGTCGCTGTTCTGGGAGGTGTTCCGCAAGTACGACCCCGCCAACAAGCTGCTGCTGCAGGCCGAGCAGGAACTGCTCGCGCAAGAGCTCGAAATAGGCCGGCTGCGTGCCAGCCTCGCGCGCATGGCGACTCAGCAGCTGGTGCTGAGGCCGCTCGAGCGGCCGACGCCGTTTTCTTTTCCGCTCATGGTCGAGCTGTTCCGCGAAAAGCTGTCGAACGAGAACGTGGCCGACCGCATCGCGCGCATGGTCGAGCAACTCGAAAAAGCCGCGGGCGGCGTGGTCACCGCCGGAGGAATCGAACGCGTGAAGAGCACGCTCGCGTTCGGCCAGGAAGGGCCGGGCAAGCCACCCGCGCCGCAGCGCCAGCGCAGGCCGCCCTCGCGCCGCTCACGGCCTTTGCCGCCACTTTGAGGTGAGCCGCCCGGCTCAGCCCGCGCCGTGCGCCTTGACCCAGCGCACGATGTCCGCCGCGCCCATGGCACCGGCCTGCCGCGCCACCTCGCGGCCACCGCGAAACAGCGCCAGCGTGGGGATGCTGCGGATGTTGAAGCGCGCACCCAGGTTGGGCACGGCCTCCGTATCGACCTTGGCCAGCCGCACCCGCGGCTCCAGCTGGGCCGCAGCCTGCTCGTAGGCCGGCGCCATCTGGCGGCAGGGGCCGCACCATGGCGCCCAGAAGTCCACCAGCACCGGAATTTCATTGCGTGCAATGTGGCGGTCGAAGGTCTTTTCGTCCGGCAGCGCGGTCGAATGGCCGGCGAACAGCGGGCGATGGCAACTGCCGCAATCGGGCGCACTGCCCAGTTGTGCCGCGCGCACGCGGTTGGTCGTGTGGCAGTGCGGGCAGACGATGTGCAGCGATGGCGTTTCGGTCATGCCGAAGAACTGGGGTCCGCGGGGGTGAATTGCAAGTGACGGCCGGCCGCACCCGCCGGCTTTTGCGACACTTGGTGCCAGTGACTTCCCCGCAACTTTCCTCGTCGGCCCTGCCGCTCCGGTGGGCCGGCGAACTGCTTCATCTGCTGCCCGAACGTGCCATCTGGTGGCCCGACGGCCGTGTGCTGTTCATCGCCGACTTGCATATCGGCAAGGCCGCGACCTATCGGGCGCTGGGGCAGCCGGTGCCGGGCGGCACCACGCAGCAGAACCTGGCGCGGCTCGATGGATTGATCGCTGCCCATGCGCCGCAGCGCATCGTGTTTCTCGGCGACTTCATGCATGCGGCGCAGGCGCGCACGCCGCAAGTGCTGGCCGCGCTCGCCGACTGGCGCGCCGCGCACCGGGTCGTCGGCATGACGCTGGTGCGGGGCAATCACGACAGCCGTGCGGGCGATCCGCCAGAGGCCCTCGACATTGAGGTGGTCGACGAGCCCTATCTGCTCGGCCCCTTCGCCTGCTGCCACCACCCGCAATCGCATGCCACCCATTTCGTGTTGGCCGGGCACCTGCACCCGGTGTGCAAGCTTTACGGGCCGGGTCGGGACAGCGTGCGGCTGCCGTGTTTCGTGAGCGATGACCAGCAGGCCGTGCTGCCGGCGTTCGGCGAGTTCACGGGCGGATGGCTGTTGGAGCGGGCGCCCGGGCGGCGCTTCTACGCGGTGGGCGGTGAAACGGTGTGGGCGCTACCGGCGCCGGATTGAGGTCTTCGCTCCTTCCCCCTCCGGGGGAAGGCTGGGATGGGGGCAGGCAGAGCGCACCCATCGCCAGCGCCGCTTGCCCCCACCCCGGCCCTCCCCCGGGAGGGGAGGGAGAAATTCAAAGAACCACGGGCGCGTCCGGCAGCTCGTTGGTATCGGGCTGATCGTCCGCCAGCGGAAAGTGCTCGACCAGCAAGGCCGACATTTCTTCGAGCGCCTGCGTGATCCCGTCTTCGAACCGCCCTTCGCGAAACGCCGCTCCCATGCGCTGCGTCATCGCGGACCATTCGGCGGCACTGACCCGTGCGTTGATGCCGCGGTCGGCCACGATCTCTATCGCGTGCTCGGCCAGCAGCAGGTAGATGAGCACGCCGTTGTTGTGCTCGGTGTCCCACACGCGCAACTTGCCGAACATCGTGACGGCACGTTCGCGCGCCGAGGCATCCCGCCGCAGGTAAGACCAGGGCAGGCCCGCCTCCACGCAGATGCGGATCTCGCCGCTGTGGCGCCTTTCGCTTGCAGCCACGCGCGCGGCAAGGCGCTCCATGGCGGCGTCGGGCAGCACGCGGCGCACATCGGCCTCGTCCATCCACTGGTGGCGCCAGATGCGGCCGAGCCTGGAGAAAAGCGTTGCCATGCCTACCAGTCCCCCGAGGCGCCGCCGCCCCCGAAATCGCCGCCGCCGCCGGAGCTGAAACCGCCGCTGTCTCCGCTGCTGCCGCTGCCGCTGCTCCAGCCGCCGCCTCCACCACCGCCGCTCCAGCCGCCGCCGCCACCACCCCGGCCTCGGCGCGTGGGGGCCGATGCAGCCGCCGCCGAGAACAGCGAAACCATCAGCGCCACAAAGCCCGCCAGCACCGCGATGACGATGCTGGTCGTGATGAAGAACGCAATCGCGCCAATGCCGCCGCCCATGACCACCGAGCCGAGCTTCTTGCCGACGACCGAGCGCACGATGGGCGCCGCCACGAAGACGCCGACGAACAGGAAGATCGCCAGGTTCTCCCAGTCGATACCGTCGCCGAAGCCGGAGCTTTCGTCTCCACCGCTGGAAGGCTCGGGCAGCGCCTCGCCGTCGACCAGGCCGATGAGCCGGGCCACCGCCGCGTTCAGCCCGCCCGCAAAGTCGTTGTTGCGAAAGCGCGGCTTCATCTCTTCGTCGATGATGCGAATGGCGGCCAGGTCGGGCACCGCGCCTTCCAGCGTCTTGGCCACTTCGATGCGCATCTTGCGATCGTTCTTGGCCACGATCACCAGGATGCCGTCGCCCACGTCCTTGCGCCCGATCTTCCAGGCGTTGCCCACGCGGTTGGCATAGCTCGCAATGTCTTCAGGCTGGGTGGTGGGCACCATCAGCACCACCATCTGCGAGCCCTTGCGCTGCTCGAAGGCGGCCAGCTTGGCATCGAGGTCGGCGCGCTCCGGTTCGGCCAGCGTCTGCGTCTGGTCGATCACCCGCGCCGTGAGCGTGGGCACCGGCAGAAGGTCTTGCGCCCATGCACCGGCCGCAAGACCGGCCCACGCCGTGGCCGCCAGCAGAACGGCGGCCAGCACGCGGCGTATCAGGACAAGGGCCATCGAGTGGCTGTCTTACTTCTTGGGAGCGCTGAAATCGACGGTCGGCGGCGTCGAGATCTGCGCTTCGTTCTGCACCGAGAAGTTGGGCTTCGGCTCATAGCTGAAGATCTTGGCCGTGATGTTCGTCGGGAAGCTGCGCGCCAGCACGTTGTACTCCTGCACCGTCTGGATGTAGCGGTTGCGCGCCACGGTAATGCGGTTCTCGGTGCCTTCCAGCGTCACGCGCAGGTCGCGGAAAGCCTGGTTGGCCTTCAGCTCCGGGTAGCGCTCCGACACCACCATCAGCCGCGACAGCGCCGACGAGAGCTCGCCCTGCGCCTGCTGGAACTTGTTGAACGCCTCGGGGTTGTTCAGCGTCTCGGGCGTCACCTGGATCGACGTGGCCTTGGCCCGCGCCTCGATCACCTTGGTGAGCGTGTCCTGCTCGAAGCTGGCCTCACCCTTCACGGTGGCCACGATGTTGGGCACGAGGTCGGCACGCCGCTGGTACTGGTTGAGCACCTCGCTCCAGGCCGATTTGCTCGTCTCGTCGAGCGACTGGAACTGGTTGTAGCCGCATCCGCTCAGGGACAGGACCGCAGCAAGAATCAAGAGCCACCGTTTCAGCATCATTTTCATTACCTCCGCAGAAGAGCCGGAAGTTAGCATAGATGGCTCCATGGCCCTCGATCCCCTTCAAGCCCTGCAGGCTGCCAACCGCGTGGTATTGCCCCCGGCAGCCGCAACTGCCGCTACGGCCGGAACGCTCCTGATTGCCGGCGCCACCGGCGCCCTGGGCCAGGAGCTGCTGCGCCGGCTCGCAAGCGGCCACCGCTTTGCCCATGTGCGGGTGCTGTCGCGCGAGCCCATGCGCGACGGCATGCGCGGCGTCGAAACCTGCCTTTGCCCCGACGTGCCGATTGCGCAATGGGGGCTCACCTCGGCCGATACCGCGGTCATCGCCTTCGATCCGCCCCGGCTCTACCACGGCCGCGAGCGCGCACTGTGGGTGCCGCAGCCTTCCGATTTGCCCGAGCTTTCGCGCTGGCTGCGTGCCTGCGGCGTGCACACGCTCGCCATCGTGCAGCCGCACGACCAGGGCCGCCTGCCCGAGGCGCTCAAGCGCGGCCTTGCGAGCCTCGACGAGCAGGCCGTGGTCGCCAGCGGCTTCGAGCGCGTGATTCTCTTGCGTTCCGCGCGCAAGCCGCTCAACGCCAGGCTGGCAAACCCTGCCGAAAGGCTGGCCGCGTGGATGCTGTCGATCATGCGTTTCATGGTGCCGGCGAGCGAGCAGCCGGTGCGCCCCTCCAAGCTCGCCGAACTGGTCGACATGGCCCTGCGCATCGCACCCGCCGGCGTGCACGTGGCCGCGCCGGAGCTGGTGTGGCAGGCGGCGCAGGGCGACATGCAGCCTGTGCTGCGGCGCTGGTTGGGCCTTGCTGGCTAGCTTTGGCCAATGCCGCGCCACTGGCGCAGCAGTTCGGCCGAGTCGAGCACCAGCCCCAGGTGCAGCGACACCATGCTGAGCGCGGCGCTTTCCAGGTGCGGGTCGGTGCCGCGCACCAGGTCGCGCAGCACGATCACGCGGTAGTTGTGGTTGTTGGCGTCGAACGCGGTGTTGAGCACGCAGCAATCGGTAAACCCGCCGTTGAGCACCACCGTTTCAATGCGCTGGTTGCGCAGCAGAAAGTCGAGGTCGGTCGGATAGAAAGCCGACAGCCGGCGCTTGCTTTCCACGCGCATGTCGCCCGGCTCCACGCGGGTAACCCACTCGGTCCAGCGCGAGCCTTCGATGGCATGCGCATCGGCATTCGGTATGGCGCCCACGTGCAGCGGAAAGGTGCGCCGCCACGCAGCCGGAATGCCGTTGATGTCATCGGCGCCATCGGGCCGCAGCACCGACTTGACGTGCACGATGCGCACGCCCAGCGCGCGGGCATCGTCGTGAAAGCTGTCGATGGGCGCCACCACGTCGCGCGCACGCGGCGCGGGGCAGGGGCAGTCGGGGCTGTCGTCCAGGTGGCCGCGGTGCATGTCGATGGAAACCACAGCCGTGGTGGCCGGATCGAGGTAGTCCGCAAACTGCGCCGCGCCGAGTTCGCGCTCTTCGCCGTACACCCAGGCCTTCATCGCCGCTCCTCCCGAACATAGGGTTGGCCGAGCGCGCCCGGCTCGTCGTCTCCGCCGCGCCGGGCCAATGCGACCCACACCATTACGCCCAGCGTTACCGCATAGGGCGTCATCATCACGAAGTACTGCGGCAGCTGCACCCCGGCCGCCGCAAGCTGGGGAATGAGCGCCTCGATGCAGCCGAACAGCAGCGCACCCACCAGCGCCTTCCATGGCGACCAGCGCGCGAAGATCACCAGCCCCACCGCAATCCAGCCGCGCCCGCCGGTCATGCCTGCGATCCACAGCTTGGTGCTCACCACCGAGATGTAGGCACCCGCAAGGCCCACCAGCGCCGAGCCTGCGAGCACCGCGGCCAGCCGCCATGTGGTGACGCGGATGCCGGCCGCATCGGCCGCCTGCGGGTTTTCGCCCACCGCGCGCAGCCGCAGCCCGGCCGAGGTGCGCGAGAAAAACCACGCCACTGCAACGAAGATGGGCAACGTGAGCCACACCATCGCGTTCTGCTCGAACAGCCGGCCAACGCCGGGCAAGAGAGACAGCGGCCACAGCGCCATCGAGCCGATGCCTTCGGTGGCGTGGTTGGTCCATTCGGCCAGCGAGCCGACAAGCGCCGTGAAGCCTTGGCAGAAGAACACCAGCGCGAGCCCCGCAATTACTTGGTTCACGCGCAGCCAGATCACCATCACCGCGAACAGCAGCGACACCGCGCTGGCCGCAAGCATGGCAAGCACCAGCGACACGCCGGGCTGCCCCAGGACGATTTGCGCACCGATGCCCGCGAGCGCACCCACCAGCATCAGCCCTTCGGCGCCCAGCGAGAGCACGCCCGCCCGCTCGCTGATGATCAGCCCCAGCGCCGCGAGCGCATAAGGCACCGCGAAGTCGGGCGTGCTCGCGAGCCAGTTCAGAACAATGCTTCCGCTCACTGCGCTTGCTCCCCACCCACGCGCCGCACCCGGTGGCGAATGAAGAAATCGCTCGACGCCACGCACACCACGATGATGGCCTGGATGAGCTGCACCATCGAGAACGGCACCTGGTAGAACACCTGCAGGCTGCGGCCCGTGACGAACAGCGCCGCCACCAGCAGCGCCACCACGGTGGCCGCCAGCGGGTTATTGCGTGCGAGAAAGGCGATGAGGATGCCCGAGAAGCCGTAGCCCTGGTAGAAGGCCTGCGTGAGCCGCCCCTCCTGCCCCGAGGCCACCGCAAAGCCCGCGAGCCCGGCCATCGCTCCCGACAGCAGCACGGCGCCATAGATGGTGCGGCGCACCGGCACGCCGTTGGCATGCGCCACGCGCGGGCTGGCATCGACAAAGCGCAGGTACAGCCCGGCCCGGCTCACGCCCACCAGCCACCACGCCAGCAGCGCCACCACCGCCGCGAGCAAGATGGCGCTGCTCACGCCGGCGCCCAGTTCGGGCAGCCGCTCGAAGGCGCGGAACTGCGGCGAATACGGAAAGTTGTCCTTCGGGTCCTTCCAGCTGCCGTACACCAGGTGCAGCAAGAAGTTGGCCGCCATGTAGTTGAGCATCAGCGTGGAGATGATCTCGTTCACGCCGAGCCTGATCTTCAGCCACGCCGGCCCCAGCACCCAGAGCAGCCCGCAGCCGATGGCGGCCGCGAACATCAGCGGCAGGCGCAGCGGCTCGGGGCCCACCTGCCACATCGAGACGGCCGTGGCGCCGATGGCGCCCCACACCATCTGGCCCTCGAGCCCCAGGTTCCAGAAGCGCGCGCGAAACGCCAGCGAGCCCGCCAGGCCCACGAGGATCATCGGCGCAGCCTGGAACAGCACGGCGCGAAAGTTCTGGCCGTCGAAAAAGGTCTGCATCACGAACTCGTTGGCGAGTTCGTCCGCGGGAACCCCGGCGGCCACAAGAATCGCGGCAGAAATTGCCAGGCCGGCCAGCAGCGCCGCCGCAAGAATCAGTGCCTGCCGCCGCCACCCCATGTGCTGGCGGATCTCCAGCGCATAGCGCCGGCGCGCCAGCGGCTGGCGCCGCGCGCGGTGCGCGGCTTCCGGGTCGGTTTGCGCGGGCTGCGCAATGGCCGCGAGCGTTGCGTCAACCATGGTCCACCATCGCCTGTCCAATCGCCTGCCGGTCGGCTGGCTGCGCGAATTCACCGGCGATCCGGCCGCGCGTCATCACGCCCACGCGGTCGGCCAGCTGCAGCACCTCGTCGAGGTCTTCGCTGATCAGCAGCACCGCTGCGCCGCCGTCGCGCGCCGCGCGCAGCCGCGCATGCACCTCGGCGCTCGCGCGCACGTCGAGTCCCCGGCTCGGGCTGTGCGCCAGCACCAGCGAGGGCGACTTGCCGAACTCCCGCGCAAGCACCAGCTTCTGTGCATTGCCGCCGGAGAGCAGCGCTGCCTTCTGCACCACCGAGCGCACCCCCAGCACATCGAAGGCGCGAACCGCCTCTTGCGTATCGGCCCGGATGCGACCGCGCCGCAGGCGCCATGCCGGGCCGTAGCGGCCGGTGTGCACGCGGCCTATGGCGTAGTTCTCGGCCACCGAAAGGCCGCCGGCCAGCGCAAGGCCATAGCGGTCGGCCGGAATCGCGGCAATGCCTACGTTGCGGCGCTCTGGTGCACTCATGGCCTTCAGGTCGCCGTGGCCGCTGAGGTGAATCTCGCCTTCGAGCGCACCGCCCGCATCGGGCAGGCCCATGATGGCGCCGGCCAGCTCGCCCTGTCCGTTGCCGCCCACACCGGCAAGGCCGTAGATTTCGCCCGCATGCAGTTCGAGGTCGACGCCGTCGAGGATGCGGCGGCCTTCTGGCGACGGCGCCGAGCGCAAGCCACGCACCGCGAGCCGCACAGCGCCGCGCGGCGACTTTGCTACCTGGAAACTTTGCGTGGCAATCGATTCGCCCACCGTGAGCTTCACCAGCTCGGCGACCGATGCGGTGTCGGGCGCCAGCGTGGCCACCGTGCGGCCGCCGCGCATCACCGTTACCCGGTCGGCATACGTTTTCACGTCGGCCATCTTGTGCGTGACCAGCACCACGGCGGAGCCGCTTCGCGCAAGGCCGCGCACGGTTTGCAGAAGGCGCGCAGCCTCCTGGTCGGTAAGCACCGCGGTGGGTTCGTCGAGTATCAGGATGCGGGCGCCCGCAAGCAGCACCTTGAGAATTTCCACCCGCTGCTGCTCGGCAATCGAGAGCGAATCGACGCGCCTTGCGGGGTCGATGTCGAAGCCCAGCTCCGAGGCCTTGTTGCGGATGTCACGCGAGATCTCGCGCAGGCGTTCTCCGTGGCTTTGAAACCCGGCCGGCGGCGGGGCGGTGAGCAGAATGTTCTCTGCCACCGTGAACGGCCGCACCAGCTTGAAGTGCTGGTGAACCATGCCGATGCGTTGCCTTGCCGCGTCGGCCGGGCCGGCAAAGCGCACCACGTTGTCGTCGACCAAGAGCTGGCCGGCTTCAGGTGCATAGAGCCCGGCCGCAATGTTCATCAGCGACGACTTGCCCGCGCCGTTCTCGCCCAGGAGCGCATGCACCTCGCCCCAGCGCGCGGCAAAGTGCGCGTCGGTCAGCGCCGCAAAGCCATCGAAGCTCTTGCGGATGCCGGTGAGTTCGAGCGCGTTGGGCATGCCGGATCGCCTTGCTTTTTCTTCTCTTGGGTTACTTCTGTGTGACCACGCCCTTGACGAACCAGTCCATCTTCCACAGATCGGCGTCCGAAAGCACCGCGCCCTTGGCCACGCGCTCCTTGCCGTCGCGGTCGGCAAGCGGGCCGGCATAGACCTGCTTGCCCTTCATGATCGCGTCGCGCTCGGCGGTAATGGCCGCGGCCTTGTCCTTGGGCACCGCGGGGCCGAAGCCAGCAATGTCGGTGCCGCCGTCCTTCATCTCGATGAAGGCGCCGTACTGGCCGGGCTTCCAGTCACCGGCCATGATCTTCTTGAGCTCGGGCGTCAAAAAGCGGTCCCACACCCACACCGACGAGCACAGCGTGGCCTTGGGTGCAAACTGGCGCAGGTCGCGGTGGTGGCCGGTGCCGTACACGCCGCGCTCCTGTGCCACGATCTGCGGCGTGGGCGAGTCCACGTGCTGCCCGATCACGTCGGCGCCCTGGTCGATCAGCGCGGCCGCGGCGGCGCGTTCCTTCACGGGGTCGTTCCAGGCGCCGGTGTAGATCACGTTGACGGTGGCGTTGGGGTTCATCTTCTGCGCACCGAGCGCGAAGGCGTTGATGGTCCAGTTCACCACGCCGAACGGATTGGCCGCAACGAAGCCGAGCTTGCCCGTCTTGGAGGCCGCACCCGCGGCCATGCCGCAGAGGTACTGGCTCTCGTAGGTGCGGCCGTAGAAC
Proteins encoded in this region:
- a CDS encoding BMP family ABC transporter substrate-binding protein; the encoded protein is MLRTPTHGFTSGLALALAAGVAFVSLPAAAADGFTLKDKPKIAMLYFGPKNDGGWTQAFDEARVKIEKEIGQKIQFVENVPEDASAIKPAAEKFIQRGANIVIGTAFGYSDSFKDLAAKYPGVAFLNGSGTTNGSNLESFYGRTYESQYLCGMAAGAASKTGKLGFVAANPFGVVNWTINAFALGAQKMNPNATVNVIYTGAWNDPVKERAAAAALIDQGADVIGQHVDSPTPQIVAQERGVYGTGHHRDLRQFAPKATLCSSVWVWDRFLTPELKKIMAGDWKPGQYGAFIEMKDGGTDIAGFGPAVPKDKAAAITAERDAIMKGKQVYAGPLADRDGKERVAKGAVLSDADLWKMDWFVKGVVTQK